In a single window of the Falco rusticolus isolate bFalRus1 chromosome 11, bFalRus1.pri, whole genome shotgun sequence genome:
- the LHX9 gene encoding LIM/homeobox protein Lhx9 isoform X2, which yields MEEVTRGAPQDVSGMPWKGSGGWGTSFTSRARVWCGASPREQGAQNCRQEDPSVGIEVSGNSRQLFQGKARKSGVKRSPRCLCKEKLLLQPPSLRCAPRSMLFHGISGGHIQGIMEEMERRSKTESRLAKGGQMNGRETNMPPMSPEKPALCAGCGGKISDRYYLLAVDKQWHLRCLKCCECKLALESELTCFAKDGSIYCKEDYYRRFSVQRCARCHLGISASEMVMRARESVYHLSCFTCTTCNKTLTTGDHFGMKDNLVYCRAHFESLLQGEYPPQLSYTELAAKSGGLALPYFNGTGTVQKGRPRKRKSPALGVDIVSYNSGCNENEADHLDRDQQPYPPSQKTKRMRTSFKHHQLRTMKSYFAINHNPDAKDLKQLAQKTGLTKRVLQVWFQNARAKFRRNLLRQENGGVDKADGTSLPAPPSADSGALTPPGTATTLTDLTNPTITVVTSVTSNLDSHESGSPSQTTLTNLF from the exons ATGGAAGAGGTGACTCGAGGAGCCCCTCAGGATGTCTCTGGGATGCCTTGGAAAGGAAGTGGGGGCTGGGGTACTTCTTTCACTAGTCGCGCTCGGGTTTGGTGTGGAGCGTCCCCCAGGGAACAGGGAGCGCAGAACTGCCGCCAGGAAGATCCTTCAGTAGGGATCGAGGTGTCAGGAAACAGCCGGCAGCTGTTCCAGGGAAAGGCAAGGAAGAGTGGTGTGAAAA GAAGCCCTCGGTGCTTGTGCAAAGAGAAGCTCCTATTGCAACCTCCCTCCCTGCGCTGTGCGCCTCGGT CCATGCTTTTCCACGGGATCTCCGGAGGCCATATCCAAGGAATCATGGAGGAGATGGAGAGGCGATCCAAGACCGAGTCCCGCCTGGCCAAAGGGGGACAGATGAACGGCCGAGAAACG AACATGCCCCCAATGAGCCCCGAGAAGCCTGCTTTGTGTGCTGGTTGTGGAGGGAAGATCTCAGACAGATATTACCTGCTGGCTGTTGACAAACAATGGCACCTCAGGTGTCTTAAGTGCTGTGAATGTAAACTGGCTTTGGAGTCAGAACTCACCTGCTTTGCCAAGGACGGCAGTATTTACTGCAAGGAGGATTACTACAG aaGGTTCTCCGTGCAGAGATGTGCCCGCTGCCACCTTGGGATCTCAGCCTCTGAAATGGTCATGAGAGCCAGGGAGTCGGTTTATCACCTGAGCTGCTTCACCTGCACCACCTGCAACAAGACTCTGACCACAGGCGATCACTTTGGCATGAAGGACAACCTGGTTTACTGCAGGGCCCACTTCGAGTCCCTTTTGCAAGGAGAATATCCCCCTCAGCTGAGCTACACCGAGCTGGCTGCCAAGAGCGGAGGGCTGGCCCTGCCTTACTTCAACGGCACTGGCACAGTGCAGAAGGGGAGGCCCAGGAAACGAAAGAGCCCTGCCCTGGGAGTGGACATCGTCAGCTACAACTCAG GTTGTAATGAGAATGAGGCAGATCACCTGGACAGAGACCAGCAGCCTTATCCCCCATCCCAGAAGACAAAGCGCATGCGCACCTCCTTCAAACACCACCAGCTTCGTACCATGAAGTCCTACTTTGCTATCAACCACAACCCAGATGCCAAGGACCTCAAGCAGCTTGCCCAGAAAACAGGCCTGACCAAGAGAGTTCTGCAG GTTTGGTTTCAAAACGCAAGAGCCAAATTCAGAAGGAACCTTTTGCGGCAGGAGAATGGGGGTGTCGATAAAGCTGATGGCACCTCACTTCCGGCACCGCCCTCAGCAGACAGCGGCGCACTCACTCCACCCGGCACT
- the LHX9 gene encoding LIM/homeobox protein Lhx9 isoform X1 encodes MEIVGCRAEENTCPFRPPAMLFHGISGGHIQGIMEEMERRSKTESRLAKGGQMNGRETNMPPMSPEKPALCAGCGGKISDRYYLLAVDKQWHLRCLKCCECKLALESELTCFAKDGSIYCKEDYYRRFSVQRCARCHLGISASEMVMRARESVYHLSCFTCTTCNKTLTTGDHFGMKDNLVYCRAHFESLLQGEYPPQLSYTELAAKSGGLALPYFNGTGTVQKGRPRKRKSPALGVDIVSYNSGCNENEADHLDRDQQPYPPSQKTKRMRTSFKHHQLRTMKSYFAINHNPDAKDLKQLAQKTGLTKRVLQGEQIMGHYSQTSRRLKIP; translated from the exons ATGGAAATAGTGGggtgcagagcagaagaaaatacttgtcCTTTCCGTCCCCCAGCCATGCTTTTCCACGGGATCTCCGGAGGCCATATCCAAGGAATCATGGAGGAGATGGAGAGGCGATCCAAGACCGAGTCCCGCCTGGCCAAAGGGGGACAGATGAACGGCCGAGAAACG AACATGCCCCCAATGAGCCCCGAGAAGCCTGCTTTGTGTGCTGGTTGTGGAGGGAAGATCTCAGACAGATATTACCTGCTGGCTGTTGACAAACAATGGCACCTCAGGTGTCTTAAGTGCTGTGAATGTAAACTGGCTTTGGAGTCAGAACTCACCTGCTTTGCCAAGGACGGCAGTATTTACTGCAAGGAGGATTACTACAG aaGGTTCTCCGTGCAGAGATGTGCCCGCTGCCACCTTGGGATCTCAGCCTCTGAAATGGTCATGAGAGCCAGGGAGTCGGTTTATCACCTGAGCTGCTTCACCTGCACCACCTGCAACAAGACTCTGACCACAGGCGATCACTTTGGCATGAAGGACAACCTGGTTTACTGCAGGGCCCACTTCGAGTCCCTTTTGCAAGGAGAATATCCCCCTCAGCTGAGCTACACCGAGCTGGCTGCCAAGAGCGGAGGGCTGGCCCTGCCTTACTTCAACGGCACTGGCACAGTGCAGAAGGGGAGGCCCAGGAAACGAAAGAGCCCTGCCCTGGGAGTGGACATCGTCAGCTACAACTCAG GTTGTAATGAGAATGAGGCAGATCACCTGGACAGAGACCAGCAGCCTTATCCCCCATCCCAGAAGACAAAGCGCATGCGCACCTCCTTCAAACACCACCAGCTTCGTACCATGAAGTCCTACTTTGCTATCAACCACAACCCAGATGCCAAGGACCTCAAGCAGCTTGCCCAGAAAACAGGCCTGACCAAGAGAGTTCTGCAG